A single window of Chitinophaga sp. XS-30 DNA harbors:
- a CDS encoding MBL fold metallo-hydrolase has translation MQLHTINTGLFKLDGGAMFGVVPKTLWQKLNPPDENNMCTWAMRCLLVEDGNRLILIDNGIGNKQDDKFFSHYYLHGEDTLDKSLQALGYHRNDITDVFLTHLHFDHCGGSIERENDKLVPAFRNAVYWSNEAHWKWAVNPNDREKASFLKENILPIEQSGQLKFIEQHDGVSFSDHMRVRFAYGHTDAMMLPEIRYNGQTIIYMADLLPSAAHIPLPYVMAYDMFPLTTLEEKKRFLLEANEKEYVLYFEHDPSIECGILHSTEKGIRLKESFPLSSL, from the coding sequence ATGCAACTACACACGATTAATACAGGATTATTCAAGCTGGATGGTGGCGCGATGTTCGGCGTAGTGCCCAAGACCCTCTGGCAGAAACTCAACCCGCCGGACGAGAACAACATGTGCACCTGGGCCATGCGCTGCCTGCTGGTGGAGGACGGCAACCGCCTCATCCTGATCGATAACGGCATCGGCAATAAACAGGACGACAAATTCTTCAGCCACTACTATCTCCATGGAGAGGATACGCTGGATAAGTCATTGCAGGCCCTCGGCTACCACCGGAACGATATCACGGACGTGTTCCTCACCCATCTCCATTTCGATCACTGCGGCGGCAGTATAGAAAGGGAGAATGACAAACTGGTGCCTGCCTTCCGGAACGCCGTGTACTGGAGCAACGAAGCGCACTGGAAATGGGCCGTGAACCCCAATGACCGCGAGAAAGCCTCCTTCCTCAAAGAAAATATCCTGCCCATCGAGCAAAGCGGACAGCTGAAATTCATTGAGCAGCACGATGGGGTATCTTTCTCCGATCACATGCGCGTACGCTTCGCATACGGGCATACAGACGCCATGATGCTGCCGGAGATCCGATACAACGGCCAGACGATCATTTACATGGCAGACCTGCTGCCTTCTGCGGCGCATATCCCCCTGCCCTATGTGATGGCGTACGATATGTTCCCGCTCACTACCCTCGAAGAGAAAAAACGTTTCCTCCTCGAAGCCAACGAAAAGGAATACGTGTTGTATTTTGAGCATGATCCTTCTATTGAATGTGGTATCTTGCATTCCACGGAAAAAGGTATCCGGCTGAAAGAATCATTCCCGTTAAGTTCATTGTAA
- a CDS encoding ATP-binding cassette domain-containing protein, with protein sequence MTISLNQTGKRFNYDWIFRRFSYTFSGTGHYAILGPNGSGKSTLLQIISGHHHHSEGDIQYLFNEQTLPQDQFFRHSAIVAPYLELVEEFTLQECFSFHLHFKSFLPGYKPAEIAELVGLEKAWRKEVRNFSSGMKQRARLALAIFSDVQVLLLDEPCTNLDAAGVALYQQLIRDHCGNRMVIVSSNDEQEYGFCEERIRITDFKS encoded by the coding sequence ATGACGATCTCGCTTAACCAGACAGGCAAGCGGTTCAACTACGACTGGATATTCCGTCGTTTTTCCTATACATTCTCCGGTACAGGGCACTACGCCATCCTTGGCCCCAATGGCTCCGGCAAATCCACTTTGCTGCAGATCATCAGCGGGCATCACCACCACAGCGAAGGCGATATCCAATACCTTTTTAATGAACAAACGCTCCCGCAGGACCAGTTCTTCCGCCATAGCGCTATCGTTGCGCCATATCTCGAACTGGTAGAAGAATTCACCCTGCAGGAGTGCTTCAGCTTCCACCTGCATTTCAAATCCTTCCTCCCGGGGTATAAACCCGCGGAGATCGCGGAACTTGTGGGGCTGGAGAAAGCATGGCGCAAGGAAGTACGCAATTTTTCTTCGGGCATGAAACAGCGCGCGCGCCTCGCACTCGCCATTTTCTCGGATGTGCAGGTATTGCTGCTGGATGAACCCTGCACCAACCTGGATGCCGCCGGTGTTGCCCTTTACCAGCAGCTGATCCGCGATCATTGCGGCAACCGCATGGTGATCGTCAGCTCCAACGATGAACAGGAATACGGATTCTGTGAAGAACGGATAAGAATAACCGATTTTAAAAGCTGA
- a CDS encoding bifunctional UDP-3-O-[3-hydroxymyristoyl] N-acetylglucosamine deacetylase/3-hydroxyacyl-ACP dehydratase has product MMENQQPNQQTLKAPATISGVGLHTGAQVNMTLKPAMPGFGIKFQRIDLPDQPIVKADVDYVVDTARGTTLEHNGARVSTVEHILAALVGMGVDNVLIELNGPEIPIMDGSSQPFIEILEEAGIQEQDAKKIYYSIDTNIKYYDEVKKVEMVALPSVDYRITALIDFNSQVLGTQHANLKSLGAFRKEIAPCRTFVFLHELEYLLANNLIKGGDINNAIVVVDRPVTEEELNRLAKAFDREKMSVQQREGILNNTQLHFPNEPARHKLLDIVGDLALIGFPIKAHIIANRPGHASNVEFARMIKQYIKKNKHNRDVPIYDPNQPPIYDINHIVRTMPHRYPMLLVDKIIELSDTRVVGIKNVTFNEQIFQGHFPGNPVMPGVLICESLAQVGGILALNPMPDPENYDTYFLKIDNCKFKQKVMPGDTMVLKMELLSPIRRGLVEMRGTAFVGNKVCAEADMVAQIVKREGK; this is encoded by the coding sequence ATGATGGAAAATCAACAGCCAAACCAACAAACCCTTAAAGCCCCTGCGACGATATCGGGAGTTGGCTTGCACACGGGAGCACAAGTGAATATGACCCTGAAGCCGGCCATGCCTGGCTTTGGCATTAAATTTCAGCGTATTGACCTGCCTGATCAACCGATCGTTAAAGCAGACGTGGACTATGTAGTGGATACCGCCCGGGGCACTACCCTGGAGCATAACGGCGCCCGCGTCAGCACCGTTGAGCATATCCTCGCCGCCCTCGTAGGCATGGGCGTGGATAATGTGCTGATAGAACTGAATGGCCCGGAGATCCCCATCATGGACGGCAGCTCCCAGCCTTTCATCGAAATACTGGAAGAAGCCGGTATCCAGGAACAGGATGCCAAAAAGATCTACTATTCCATCGACACCAATATCAAATACTACGATGAGGTAAAGAAAGTGGAAATGGTAGCGCTCCCTTCCGTAGACTACCGCATTACCGCCCTGATAGATTTCAACTCCCAGGTGCTGGGCACCCAGCATGCCAATCTCAAAAGCTTGGGGGCCTTCCGCAAGGAGATAGCGCCCTGCCGCACTTTTGTATTCCTGCATGAACTGGAATACCTGCTGGCCAACAACCTCATCAAAGGCGGCGACATCAACAACGCCATTGTGGTGGTGGACAGGCCGGTGACCGAAGAAGAGCTGAACCGGCTGGCCAAGGCTTTTGACCGGGAAAAAATGTCCGTACAGCAACGCGAAGGCATTCTCAATAATACACAGCTTCACTTCCCGAATGAACCGGCCCGCCACAAGCTGCTGGACATTGTGGGAGACCTTGCCCTGATCGGCTTCCCCATCAAGGCACATATCATCGCCAACCGCCCGGGCCACGCCTCCAACGTGGAATTTGCGCGCATGATCAAACAATACATCAAGAAGAACAAACATAACAGGGACGTTCCCATTTACGATCCCAATCAGCCGCCGATCTATGATATCAACCACATTGTACGCACCATGCCGCACCGTTACCCGATGCTGCTGGTGGACAAGATCATAGAGCTGAGCGATACCCGTGTGGTGGGGATCAAAAATGTAACGTTCAATGAGCAGATCTTCCAGGGCCATTTCCCCGGAAACCCCGTAATGCCGGGTGTGCTGATCTGTGAATCCCTGGCGCAGGTAGGCGGCATCCTTGCCCTGAACCCCATGCCCGATCCCGAAAACTATGATACTTACTTCCTGAAGATCGATAATTGCAAATTCAAACAGAAAGTAATGCCCGGCGATACCATGGTGCTGAAAATGGAGCTGCTCAGCCCCATCCGCAGAGGCCTGGTGGAAATGAGAGGAACGGCATTCGTTGGCAACAAAGTATGCGCAGAAGCAGATATGGTTGCCCAAATTGTTAAACGCGAAGGAAAATAA
- a CDS encoding MFS transporter — protein MNLPNKKVINGWAMYDWANSVYNLVITTTFFPLYYMGVTSDKYKDGEVPFLGMTFKNSVLYDYALSLAYLIIALSLPILSSIADTRGNKKSFLKFFCYLGGLACSAMFFFDGDSIPLGIIGLMVAAMGYSGGLVFYNSYLPEIAPVELRDRVSARGYSLGYIGSVLLQLVGFALVLSADAMGISAAMALKITFLLVGVWWIGFAQITFARLPPSPPAVEKHYAGVFTEGFIELKKVFAQVRNMPVLKRYLRSFFFYSMGVQTVMMVAVIFGTKELKLGDSELIGTIVAIQLVAILGAWGMARLSEKFGNFQVLIATVALWIGVCIGAYNTYTVTQFYILAVLVGLVMGGIQSLSRSTYAKLIPETRDTASFFSYYDVTEKLAIVIGLFSFGWIDQEFGMRNSVLVLILFFSIGLIWLFSALHKQRRLAYATTHD, from the coding sequence ATGAATCTCCCGAACAAGAAAGTCATTAACGGCTGGGCCATGTACGATTGGGCCAATTCCGTGTACAACCTGGTGATCACCACCACCTTCTTCCCTTTATACTACATGGGCGTTACCAGCGACAAGTATAAGGATGGCGAAGTGCCTTTCCTGGGCATGACCTTCAAGAATTCCGTGCTGTATGATTATGCCCTTTCCCTCGCCTACCTGATCATTGCGCTGAGCCTCCCCATCCTGTCATCCATCGCGGATACACGCGGGAATAAAAAGAGTTTCCTGAAATTCTTCTGCTACCTCGGCGGGCTGGCCTGCTCCGCGATGTTCTTCTTCGACGGGGACAGCATTCCGCTGGGCATCATCGGCCTGATGGTGGCCGCAATGGGGTATAGCGGCGGCCTGGTGTTCTATAACAGCTACCTGCCGGAGATCGCGCCGGTGGAGCTGCGGGACCGGGTGAGCGCACGCGGTTACTCCCTGGGGTACATCGGCAGCGTCCTTCTTCAGCTCGTGGGTTTTGCCCTCGTGCTGTCCGCGGACGCCATGGGCATCAGCGCCGCCATGGCCCTGAAGATCACCTTCCTGCTGGTGGGCGTATGGTGGATCGGCTTCGCACAGATCACCTTTGCACGGCTCCCGCCCTCCCCGCCGGCCGTAGAGAAACATTATGCCGGCGTATTCACTGAAGGGTTCATAGAACTGAAAAAGGTATTTGCCCAGGTACGCAACATGCCGGTGCTGAAACGTTACCTCCGCAGCTTCTTCTTTTACAGCATGGGCGTGCAAACGGTGATGATGGTAGCGGTCATATTCGGCACCAAAGAACTGAAACTGGGCGATTCCGAGCTGATCGGCACTATCGTAGCCATACAGCTGGTAGCCATACTCGGCGCCTGGGGCATGGCCCGTCTGTCCGAAAAATTCGGCAACTTCCAGGTACTCATCGCTACGGTAGCGCTCTGGATCGGCGTATGCATCGGCGCTTACAATACCTATACCGTCACCCAGTTTTATATCCTTGCCGTACTGGTGGGCCTGGTGATGGGAGGCATTCAGTCGCTCAGCCGCTCCACTTACGCGAAACTGATCCCCGAAACCCGTGATACCGCCTCGTTTTTCAGTTACTATGATGTCACCGAAAAACTGGCTATCGTGATCGGCCTTTTCTCCTTCGGATGGATAGACCAGGAATTCGGCATGCGCAATTCCGTGCTGGTGCTGATCCTGTTTTTCTCCATTGGTTTGATCTGGCTGTTTTCTGCTTTGCATAAACAACGTAGATTAGCGTATGCAACTACACACGATTAA
- the lpxA gene encoding acyl-ACP--UDP-N-acetylglucosamine O-acyltransferase gives MIHPLTYIHPDAKVAPNVKIDPFTVIHKNVEIGEGTWIGSNVTIMEGARIGKNCRIFPGAVIAAIPQDLKFEGEDTAVEIGDNTTIREYVTINRGTKDRWKTSIGNNCLIMAYSHIAHDCTVGNYCVFSNNTTLAGHITVGDHVVLAGMVAVQQFCKIGNHAFVTGGSLVRKDVPPYVKAAREPLSYVGVNSIGLKRRGFSLEKINHILDIYRILFVKGNNISKAIRIIEAEFPATDERDEILSFIRDSGRGIMRGYSTRANDDLA, from the coding sequence ATGATTCATCCGCTCACATACATCCACCCGGACGCCAAAGTAGCGCCCAATGTAAAAATTGATCCGTTCACCGTTATTCACAAGAATGTAGAGATAGGGGAAGGCACCTGGATCGGCTCCAATGTCACCATCATGGAAGGCGCCCGTATCGGCAAGAACTGCCGTATATTCCCCGGCGCTGTGATCGCCGCCATCCCGCAGGATCTCAAATTCGAAGGTGAGGATACCGCTGTGGAGATCGGCGACAACACCACGATACGGGAGTATGTGACCATCAACCGCGGTACCAAGGACCGCTGGAAGACCTCCATCGGCAACAACTGCCTGATCATGGCCTACAGCCACATCGCGCATGACTGCACCGTGGGGAATTACTGCGTATTTTCCAACAACACCACCCTCGCCGGCCATATCACGGTAGGCGATCATGTGGTACTGGCGGGAATGGTAGCCGTGCAACAGTTCTGCAAGATCGGCAACCATGCCTTCGTGACCGGCGGCTCCCTCGTACGTAAAGACGTTCCGCCCTATGTGAAAGCCGCCCGCGAACCACTGTCCTATGTAGGCGTCAACTCCATCGGCCTCAAACGCAGAGGCTTCTCCCTGGAAAAGATCAACCACATCCTGGACATCTACCGCATACTCTTCGTAAAAGGCAACAATATTTCAAAAGCCATCCGCATCATTGAAGCCGAATTCCCGGCCACGGACGAAAGGGATGAGATACTCTCCTTCATTCGCGACTCCGGGCGCGGCATCATGAGAGGATACAGCACCAGGGCGAATGACGATCTCGCTTAA
- a CDS encoding helicase HerA-like domain-containing protein encodes MANQEAFLDYIRKGYTFKGEYFKLGCAMLDGEVVTGADVLLPLKTLNRHGLIAGATGTGKTKTLQIIAEGLSDASVPVMLMDIKGDLSGIAAAGASNAKIAERYVKISETYHPAAYPVELLSLSQEKGVRLRATVSEFGPVLLSKILGLNDTQAGLVAMIFKYCDDNKLPLLDLKDFKKVLQFASDEGKKELEKDYGKISTTSTGTILRKVIELEQQGAALFFGEKSFEVEDLMHISDDGRGKISIVRVTDLQDRPKLFSTFMLSLLAELYATLPEEGDLDKPKLVMFIDEAHLIFQEASDALLQQIETIIKLIRSKGVGIFFCTQNPMDVPPAVLGQLGLKVQHALRAFTANDRKAIKQTAENYPLSDFYKTDELLTQIGIGEALVTCLSEKGIPTPLAATMLTSPRSRMDVLTETEIDQLVSSSKLIRKYNQEIDNESAYEILTAKLEAAAEKAKEEEAEQPAARKGRQKQEKSFLDKFLGSSAGRQAARTLTSVGVRALLGVLGMGGKSRK; translated from the coding sequence ATGGCTAATCAGGAAGCATTTCTCGACTATATCAGGAAAGGCTACACGTTCAAAGGCGAATACTTCAAGCTGGGCTGTGCCATGCTCGACGGAGAAGTAGTGACCGGCGCCGACGTGCTGCTGCCTTTAAAGACCCTCAACCGCCACGGCCTCATTGCCGGCGCCACCGGTACGGGCAAAACCAAGACGCTGCAGATCATTGCCGAAGGCCTCAGCGATGCCAGCGTACCGGTAATGCTGATGGACATCAAGGGAGACCTCAGCGGCATCGCCGCCGCAGGCGCCTCCAACGCCAAAATAGCAGAACGGTATGTGAAGATCAGCGAAACTTATCATCCCGCCGCCTACCCCGTAGAGCTGCTGAGCCTCAGCCAGGAAAAGGGCGTACGCCTCCGGGCTACCGTCAGCGAATTCGGGCCGGTATTGCTCTCCAAGATACTTGGACTGAACGATACGCAGGCCGGGCTCGTAGCCATGATATTCAAATACTGCGATGATAACAAGCTCCCGCTGCTGGACCTGAAGGACTTCAAAAAAGTGCTGCAGTTCGCCAGCGATGAGGGCAAAAAAGAACTGGAAAAAGACTACGGCAAGATATCCACCACTTCCACCGGCACCATCCTCCGGAAAGTGATAGAACTGGAGCAACAGGGCGCCGCGCTGTTCTTCGGGGAAAAATCCTTTGAAGTGGAAGACCTCATGCACATCAGCGATGACGGTCGCGGTAAAATATCCATCGTGCGGGTGACGGACCTGCAGGACCGGCCCAAGCTCTTTTCCACTTTCATGCTCAGTCTGCTGGCCGAACTATATGCCACGCTGCCGGAAGAAGGTGATCTGGACAAGCCCAAGCTGGTGATGTTCATCGATGAAGCCCATCTGATCTTCCAGGAAGCCAGTGATGCCCTCCTGCAACAGATCGAGACCATCATCAAACTGATCCGCTCCAAAGGCGTGGGCATTTTCTTCTGCACGCAAAATCCCATGGACGTGCCACCGGCCGTACTGGGACAACTCGGCCTGAAAGTGCAGCACGCCCTCCGCGCTTTTACGGCGAATGACCGCAAAGCCATCAAACAAACCGCCGAGAACTACCCGCTTTCCGATTTCTATAAAACGGATGAACTGCTGACGCAGATCGGCATCGGTGAAGCGCTGGTGACATGCCTCAGTGAAAAAGGCATCCCCACGCCGCTGGCCGCCACCATGCTCACGTCCCCGCGATCACGCATGGACGTGCTGACGGAAACCGAGATCGATCAGCTGGTGAGCAGCTCGAAGCTCATCAGGAAGTACAACCAGGAGATCGATAATGAAAGCGCATACGAAATACTGACGGCAAAGCTGGAAGCGGCGGCAGAGAAAGCAAAAGAGGAAGAAGCTGAGCAACCGGCGGCCCGGAAAGGAAGACAAAAGCAGGAAAAAAGTTTCCTGGATAAATTCCTGGGCAGCTCTGCCGGCAGACAGGCCGCCCGTACATTGACCAGCGTAGGCGTCCGCGCATTGTTGGGCGTACTGGGCATGGGCGGCAAAAGCAGGAAATAA
- a CDS encoding Gfo/Idh/MocA family oxidoreductase has translation MSSPIKTGLCSYGHSGYAFHAPFIHVHPDFELTAVVERSKHLTQQRYPYVKIYGDVNALMQDASLELIVVNTPNYTHYDYTKAALLAGKNVIVEKPFTVTVAQGEELVQLAASQKLLLSVYQNRRYDSDYKIVRKVVEDGLLGDVLEVEFHYDRFKEELSYKKHKEVAEKGTGALYDLGSHLIDQALTIFGMPKSVYGDIRIIRKDSVVDDYFELLLYYDQLRVRLKSSYLVREALPAYILHGRKGTFIKSKSDIQEALLMKGVLPDTPDWGAEAPNEWGLLHTEKDGVVMKAFLPSGNGNYLDYYQGIYEALRKGKPNPVTAEEGLNVVRVIEAAFRSSEEGRQVSL, from the coding sequence ATGTCATCACCGATCAAAACAGGACTATGCTCCTACGGCCACAGCGGCTACGCATTCCACGCTCCGTTCATTCATGTGCATCCCGATTTTGAACTGACAGCCGTGGTAGAACGCAGCAAACACCTCACACAGCAACGTTATCCCTACGTGAAGATCTACGGGGACGTGAATGCCCTGATGCAGGATGCTTCCCTGGAACTGATCGTTGTGAACACACCGAACTATACCCACTACGACTATACCAAAGCAGCACTGCTGGCCGGCAAGAACGTGATCGTGGAAAAACCCTTCACCGTTACCGTTGCGCAGGGCGAAGAGCTGGTGCAACTGGCCGCTTCCCAAAAACTGCTGTTGAGCGTGTACCAGAACCGCCGGTACGACAGCGATTACAAGATCGTACGGAAAGTAGTGGAAGACGGATTACTTGGCGATGTGCTGGAAGTGGAATTCCATTACGACCGGTTCAAGGAAGAACTGAGCTATAAAAAACACAAGGAAGTAGCGGAAAAAGGAACAGGCGCATTGTACGATCTCGGCTCTCACCTGATAGACCAGGCGCTGACCATCTTCGGCATGCCCAAATCCGTTTACGGCGATATCCGCATCATCCGTAAAGATTCTGTAGTAGATGATTACTTTGAGCTGCTGCTGTACTACGATCAGCTGCGCGTACGCCTCAAATCCAGCTACCTCGTGCGCGAAGCGCTGCCGGCTTATATCCTCCACGGCCGCAAAGGCACATTCATCAAATCGAAATCAGACATCCAGGAAGCCCTGCTGATGAAAGGCGTGCTGCCGGATACGCCGGACTGGGGGGCGGAAGCACCCAACGAATGGGGATTGCTGCATACGGAAAAAGACGGGGTAGTGATGAAAGCATTCCTGCCCTCCGGCAACGGCAACTACCTGGATTACTACCAGGGCATTTATGAAGCGTTGCGGAAAGGGAAACCTAATCCGGTGACGGCTGAAGAAGGGCTGAATGTGGTAAGGGTGATCGAAGCGGCATTCCGGAGCAGCGAAGAAGGGCGGCAGGTTAGTCTGTAA